The Chryseobacterium shigense genome segment ATGGGTTATGATGACCGTAAGAAAATGAAGCTTTCAAGAAAAGTACTTTTACCAAGACCTCCAAGACCGGAAGGAAAACCAAGACCGGAAGGCCAGGGAAGACCTGACAGACCGGCAAGAAATGAAGGAAATGCACAGCCGGAAGGTGAAAAACCTGCCGTAGATCAGCAACCATCAAATGAAGCTTAAGATTAATTCTTATATATAATAAAATCCCTCAAATTGAGGGATTTTTTTTGTCAGGCTGAGCGGAGCCGAAGCCTTTTCAGTAGTATTATTTACCAGATTTTTACCCTTTCTTCAGGTTTCTTATAAAGCTTATCACCGGCCTTTAAGTCAAAAGCTTTATAGAACGCTTCCGTATTCACTAAAGGTGCAAAAGCTCTGTACATCCCTGGTGTATGCTCATTAGTTTTGATCTGGTTTACCAAAGCTGCTTCCGTATAAAGCGATCTCCAAACCGTTGCCCAGCTCAGGAAAAATCTCTGATCCTGACTGTAACCACTTATCTTTCCAGGGTTTCCTTTATCCTTTAAATACATCTGCAAAGCATCATATGCTATGTTTACACCTCCCAGATCAGCAATATTTTCCCCGTTGGTAAAGGTTCCGTTTACAAAAGTTCCTTTTACAGGCTCATACTTGTCATATTGTGCTGCAAGAGATTTTGTAGCTTTTTCAAAGTTGGCTTTATCCTCGGGAGTCCACCAGTCCGTAAGATTTCCCTCTGCATCAAACTGTGCTCCGGAATCATCAAAGCCGTGGGTCATCTCATGTCCTATTGCCCCTCCGATACCTCCAAAATTCACCGCAGGATCCGCTTTTGGGTTAAAGAATGGCGGCTGAAGAATAGCGGCAGGGAAAACAATCTCGTTGTTTTGTGGGTTGTAATAAGCATTTACCGTTTGCGGAGACATACCCCATCTGGATTTATCAACCGGCTTTCCTACTTTGTCAAGAGCCTGCTGGTACTGCCATTCGGAAATATTCTGAAGGTTTTTATATAAACTTCCGCCCTGTGCTTCAGATAAGATAGTAAGCTTGGAATAATCTTTCCATTTGTCCGGATAAGCTACTTTTACAGTGAACTTATTAAGTTTCGTCAATGCTTTTTCCTTTGTGGTGGAAGACATCCATGTTAAATTATTGATATGCTGGGTAAAACTTTTCTTCAAATAATCAATCAGTTCCACCATCTGTGCTTTGGCTTCGGCAGGGAAATATTTTTCAACATATAACTTCCCGAATGCTTCTCCCAAGCTTCCATTAATTAGTTCATAGCCTCTTTTGTTTAAAGCTCTCTGCTCTTTCTGGCCACGAAGATATTTGCCATAGAAACCGAATCTCATTTCATCCAGCTGCTGTGTCAGGGAAGCTGCATTTCCGGATAAGAGATTGAATTTTAAGTAATCTTTGATTACATTGATGTTCTGTGGTACAAGAATGTTGTCAAGATTTTTATAATAATTAAGTTCCTCAATAATTACTTTATCTGTCTGTACCCCGACTTTTTTAAGGTAAGCAGGAAGGTCTGCATTTTTAACCAAAGCAGAAAGTTCAGCCATTGTTCTCGGATTGTTCTGAAGATTGATATCGCGGATCTGTTCGTTAGTGAGCAGAGTTTTGGCAATGGATTTTTCAAAATCAACGATTTTTCCGGCGGCTTCCTGGGAATTTTTATACCCCAGAACATTCAGCATTGAAGCTATATATATTGTATATTCTTTAATGGCTTCCGTATTCTTTTCATTGACTTTCTGATAATAGTCACGGCCCATTCCCAGGGCACCGCCACCAAGATATACAGCATTCATTTTAGAGTCTGCAAGATCTGCGCTCACTCCCCAGCCGTAAAAAGGATTGTCACCCTGTTTTGTAGCTGCTGTAAGATATTGGTTCAGATCTGCAACAGTTTTAATGGCATCTATTTTAGAAAGATTCTCTTTTAAAGGAGAGATTCCGTCCTTATTTCTTTTATCCATATCCATATAGGTCAGATACAGATTCTGTATCTTTTTGCCTTCACTTCCATCTGCAAACTTATCTTTCAGAAGCGAATTTAAAATAGAGATTGCATTATTGTCCGTACTTTCTCTAACCTGGTCGAAACTTCCCCATCTGGAACGGTCGGAAGGAATTTTGGCTGTTTTCATCCACTTTCCGTTTACAAAATTATAGAAATCGTCCTGCGGACGTACCGATGTATCCATAAAGGATATGTCCAGTCCCGGATCATTTCCGGCAGAGGCTACCGATGTTGCATTAGGCCCGGATTTTTGAGCCTGAACTGTTTCAAAGGCTAATAAAGAGGCAATAGCCAATAAGGTGATGTTAAGTTTTTTCATAATGCTGTTCTTTATTGTTAATTTTTATTTTTCCTGAGCGATTTTATTATCAATTATGCTCCGATTCTCTGTTTCAGATCATCTGCGCCACCGGTTTTTCTTGGCTGCCCGTTTTTAGAAGAACCGAAATTGTAGGTATAAGAAATGGTTGCTACACGGGAATCCCTTTTCACCACAAAGTTTTCCACATAATTATTGAAGGTTGTCTGTGCCTTCGGATTGCTTGTGAAGAAAATATCATTGAAAGAGAATTTCAGTGTGCTGTTATTTTTAAATTTCTTCTGAGCCCCGATGTTCAGGTACCAGTTCGGTTTTACATCCATATAAGCATATATTTCCCTTGCCTGGTAATTTCCGGTAAGCTCTGCGCTGAAACCGTTTCCAAGTTTAAAAGAATTGATGCTGTTAAGGCTAAAAGTAAAATTCCCTTTATTGTTGATCTGTGTTCCCGAAACATTTCCTGTATAAGACCCGTAGTAAAAATTGGCGCTGTTGTTCATATCCCACCACCTGGCCACTTTTACCGGAGCAATCAGGTAAAGCCCGAAATACGATGCAGAATTTAAGTTTTCATTCGTCTGAACTGTGATATTTTCCCCGTTTTCCGTAACGGGTTTAATCACGTCTGTAATGTTGTTTTTCGTTTTACTGTAGCTTAATGTCGCAAAATATTTACTGTTCATGCTGTAGGTCAGCTCATAATTCATTGTTGTCTGCGGGTTCAGATCAGGATTTCCTGCCTTATAGGTGGTAGGGTCCAGGTAAAATTTGAAAGGATTCAGCTGATTGTAGCTTGGCCTTGTAATTCTCCTGCTGAAATTGATTTCCAGGTTGCTTTTATCAGTTACATCATAAGAGAAAACTGCACTTGGAAACAGTTGCGTGTAATTCTTTTTGTTCACCTGGCTGGTGGTGAGCTGTGTTCCCGTTACATTGGTATTTTCAGCCCTTAAGCCGAATGTAGCACTGAACTTTTCCCATTTTTTAGAAACATTTCCGTACAAAGCATTAATATTTTCCTCGTAGATAAAATGATTGGTTTTGTTAAGATCCAGTTCCGGAACGCCTGAACTTGCATTGAAGAATTTCAGGTCATTATCTGCTTTTACAAAACTCGTTTTGATGCCGGCTTCCAGTTTCCATTTGTCTTTAAGATTTTTCGTTAAATCAGATTTTAAAGAATAAATATTCAGGTTTCCATCAATATCACCCTGCAGAATATCAAGGGTCTTCAGATTTGCGGATTTTTCATAATTCCTTGTTTCAAAATTCTGAAGTGAAGCATTTGAGTAGTTGATATAGTCAAAATCCGTGGTGATTTCTGATCCCAGAGAATCAATTGTATATTTATGATTCAGGTTGAATGAAATATTCTTCCAATGGTCATGAGAACGGTTCTTTGTGGTAAAACTGCCGTCAGGAAGATGATCATTCCCCAATATTAAGCTTGAATTATCACCTTTCGGATCAAATTTATTGCTTACAAAACCTATGGAAAAGCCTAAGACATTTTTATCATTCATATAATAATCCATTCCTGTTTTGGCAATGTGATTCCTGAAATTGAATTTTAAAAAGTTATCCTGCAGATAGGCTTTGTCGAAAGTATCACCGGTATAAAAATTCCTGTCCAGAACAAGATGATTATAAAATTCCCTGTACGCAAAACTGTAATTTGCAAAAATGTTCACCTTTTTATTTCGGTGGTTAATGCTGAAACTGTTATTATTTTTGATGAATTTTCCCGTTCCCAGGGAAGTTGAGATACTTCCGTTTGTTCCTTTCCGCTGGTCTTTTTTTAATTTGATGTTAATGATGGAAGTTCCGGCCGCATCATATTTTGAAGACGGATTGGTGATGAATTCTATTTTTTCTACGGTTGATGAAGGAATTCCGCGCAGATACGCTGCCAGATCAGTTCCCGTCATCGGTGTGTTTTTTCCATCGATCTGTACCAGAAGGTTTCCTTTTCCCCTGAGGCTGATGTTATCATTGCTGTCCACATTAACTCCCGGGGCTTTCTCAAGTACCTCAAAGGCAGAGTTTCCGGTACTGGCAATGCTGTTTTCAACGTTAAGGATCATTTTGCCTTCCTGACGTTCAATATAAGGCTTTGTTTTTGTGATGGTTACTCCTTCAATAGATTTTACATTAAGATCAATAGGAGCGAGCGTTTTGTTTTCCGCTATCTGGATATTATCCGATTGATAGACTTCGGTTCCGTTTTTACTGATCTTTAAACGATAGCTTCCTTCTTTAAGATCATTAAAGGTGAATTTTCCATTCTGTTCCGCAATTTCTGTTTTTACCAGTGCATTTCCGGAATCAAACAGGTTGATTTCCATTTGCTCGGTTTTTTCTCCGTTAATATTTCCCGACAGTGAAAAATTTTGTGTACCCTGTGCTGAGAACAGGCTGCTGAAAAAAGTCAGTGTCAATGTTAGTAAAAGTAAAAATATTCTGACCATTGTGTTTATTTTTTAGGGTTGATACAGTTTTCGGATATTTTGAGCAAGGCATTATTCATAATTTCCAGCTCTTCTTTTGTTATGTTGTCTAAGGCTTTTTTTCTGTTGCCTTCTACAATTTTTTGCACATCTTTAATGATCTTTACTCCGGATTCTGTTACCTCGAGATTGGTTTTCCTCCGGTCTTCAGTATGGGTTTTACGGATCACATATTGCGATTTCACCATGATGTCAATAATCCTTGTCACCGAAGCATTATCCTTAAAAACCAGATCTCCTATCTCATTCTGAGTAATCCCCGGGTTTTCCAAAATTGCTTTGATGATCAGCCATTGGTCAATTGTAATAGTAAAACCGTTAGCTTTAAGCTGGCGCTGTGCATAATTTCTGTATGATCTGATTGCTTTATCTATATTGTAGAATATGATTGAATTTAATTTCTCCATTTTTTTATTTAAATTAAAATGATTAATCAATAATTGATGTATCAACTAATTTGTAATAGATTTTTTTACTTTGTTACAGATTATTAAAAATATTTTTTTGAAAAGCAGAAAAAACTTGAAGCCGCTCAGCTTGAATAGTAGAAAAAAGAAATCTGCTCCATCTGCTTAATCCGCGAGGAAATATTTAACCTTTCGCAGATTAAGCAGATGGAGCAGATGTTTGTGTAGAATTTATTTGAATGATTTTATTGATGAATCATCTATATTGTTTTAAACAATATATCAACCTGTTTTCTTGTATTCTCATCAGGGCAGACTTTATAAAATTCTTTAAGAAGATCCAATGAGGATGGTTTTTTAGGATACTGATTGTTTTGGAGAAAATTTTTCAAAGCTTCATTCACTTTTTCTTCCCCAATCAGTTCGCTTAATTTTACCATAGCCACAGCTCCTTTGGAATAGGAAATATGAGGGGTATCCCCTATAGCTTTATAGATCGGGCGGTTCTCAGAAAGTCCTTTTTCGTTATCATAA includes the following:
- a CDS encoding M13 family metallopeptidase encodes the protein MKKLNITLLAIASLLAFETVQAQKSGPNATSVASAGNDPGLDISFMDTSVRPQDDFYNFVNGKWMKTAKIPSDRSRWGSFDQVRESTDNNAISILNSLLKDKFADGSEGKKIQNLYLTYMDMDKRNKDGISPLKENLSKIDAIKTVADLNQYLTAATKQGDNPFYGWGVSADLADSKMNAVYLGGGALGMGRDYYQKVNEKNTEAIKEYTIYIASMLNVLGYKNSQEAAGKIVDFEKSIAKTLLTNEQIRDINLQNNPRTMAELSALVKNADLPAYLKKVGVQTDKVIIEELNYYKNLDNILVPQNINVIKDYLKFNLLSGNAASLTQQLDEMRFGFYGKYLRGQKEQRALNKRGYELINGSLGEAFGKLYVEKYFPAEAKAQMVELIDYLKKSFTQHINNLTWMSSTTKEKALTKLNKFTVKVAYPDKWKDYSKLTILSEAQGGSLYKNLQNISEWQYQQALDKVGKPVDKSRWGMSPQTVNAYYNPQNNEIVFPAAILQPPFFNPKADPAVNFGGIGGAIGHEMTHGFDDSGAQFDAEGNLTDWWTPEDKANFEKATKSLAAQYDKYEPVKGTFVNGTFTNGENIADLGGVNIAYDALQMYLKDKGNPGKISGYSQDQRFFLSWATVWRSLYTEAALVNQIKTNEHTPGMYRAFAPLVNTEAFYKAFDLKAGDKLYKKPEERVKIW
- a CDS encoding TonB-dependent receptor; its protein translation is MVRIFLLLLTLTLTFFSSLFSAQGTQNFSLSGNINGEKTEQMEINLFDSGNALVKTEIAEQNGKFTFNDLKEGSYRLKISKNGTEVYQSDNIQIAENKTLAPIDLNVKSIEGVTITKTKPYIERQEGKMILNVENSIASTGNSAFEVLEKAPGVNVDSNDNISLRGKGNLLVQIDGKNTPMTGTDLAAYLRGIPSSTVEKIEFITNPSSKYDAAGTSIINIKLKKDQRKGTNGSISTSLGTGKFIKNNNSFSINHRNKKVNIFANYSFAYREFYNHLVLDRNFYTGDTFDKAYLQDNFLKFNFRNHIAKTGMDYYMNDKNVLGFSIGFVSNKFDPKGDNSSLILGNDHLPDGSFTTKNRSHDHWKNISFNLNHKYTIDSLGSEITTDFDYINYSNASLQNFETRNYEKSANLKTLDILQGDIDGNLNIYSLKSDLTKNLKDKWKLEAGIKTSFVKADNDLKFFNASSGVPELDLNKTNHFIYEENINALYGNVSKKWEKFSATFGLRAENTNVTGTQLTTSQVNKKNYTQLFPSAVFSYDVTDKSNLEINFSRRITRPSYNQLNPFKFYLDPTTYKAGNPDLNPQTTMNYELTYSMNSKYFATLSYSKTKNNITDVIKPVTENGENITVQTNENLNSASYFGLYLIAPVKVARWWDMNNSANFYYGSYTGNVSGTQINNKGNFTFSLNSINSFKLGNGFSAELTGNYQAREIYAYMDVKPNWYLNIGAQKKFKNNSTLKFSFNDIFFTSNPKAQTTFNNYVENFVVKRDSRVATISYTYNFGSSKNGQPRKTGGADDLKQRIGA
- a CDS encoding MarR family winged helix-turn-helix transcriptional regulator, which codes for MEKLNSIIFYNIDKAIRSYRNYAQRQLKANGFTITIDQWLIIKAILENPGITQNEIGDLVFKDNASVTRIIDIMVKSQYVIRKTHTEDRRKTNLEVTESGVKIIKDVQKIVEGNRKKALDNITKEELEIMNNALLKISENCINPKK